One region of Xyrauchen texanus isolate HMW12.3.18 chromosome 11, RBS_HiC_50CHRs, whole genome shotgun sequence genomic DNA includes:
- the LOC127652184 gene encoding QRFP-like peptide receptor, translating into MNLTPDQLPTQLFSSLDVQREPQNRTRYGPASLFNSTFFFQDNAVLEWQLFLTIREPGTIILTVLYSVSFLVGFFGNVMSLKILLGQNGSVRLSGASATRCLLINLAVCDLAVVCVCMPVTLGHRIYTPWIYGDFLCRAVPFTQAVSVSASVLSITVISISRYYAVHSPLQSRAYFTRRRILVSVTVVWLISSVICMPVAIVTRRDEVALIEGLAIVLPVCGEVWPQPCLRQAYNVLLFSALYCLPVAFNLTLAFFTCRRLQGTGNEGWFTELDPRSQALHKTRLQGRRQIARMVAALVLLFALSWLPMYVADMWLDRKLRHPPDWLLQARPFAQWLGLTNSSLNPFCYCFIGDLHRSAKALRLRLIGPSSASALALASLPKVFHLQNQEKDPGDTTDNSINSCREDAGNLSLSLWWTQARTCESMSLPYHLGMMESTIVLDT; encoded by the coding sequence ATGAACCTGACCCCAGATCAGCTGCCAACCCAGCTCTTCAGTTCATTGGACGTTCAACGTGAGCCTCAAAACCGGACTAGGTATGGTCCAGCCAGCCTCTTCAACAGCACCTTCTTCTTTCAGGATAATGCAGTTTTAGAATGGCAGCTGTTCCTGACCATCCGAGAGCCTGGCACCATTATCTTGACTGTCCTTTACTCTGTTTCCTTCCTTGTGGGTTTCTTTGGAAATGTCATGTCCCTTAAAATCCTGTTGGGTCAAAATGGAAGTGTGCGTCTGTCAGGTGCAAGTGCAACTCGCTGTCTGCTGATAAACTTGGCGGTGTGTGACCTGGCGGTAGTTTGCGTGTGCATGCCCGTCACCCTGGGTCACCGCATCTATACGCCATGGATATACGGGGACTTTCTGTGCCGTGCTGTGCCCTTCACGCAAGCCGTGTCGGTTTCTGCCAGCGTCCTGAGCATCACAGTCATCAGCATTAGCCGGTACTATGCAGTTCACTCGCCACTACAATCCCGTGCCTACTTCACTCGTCGACGCATCCTTGTCTCCGTCACTGTTGTGTGGCTAATCTCCTCAGTGATCTGCATGCCAGTCGCCATAGTAACCCGCCGTGATGAAGTAGCTTTGATTGAAGGGCTTGCCATCGTACTGCCCGTATGTGGAGAAGTGTGGCCTCAACCATGCTTGCGTCAAGCATACAATGTCCTGCTCTTCAGTGCCCTCTACTGCCTCCCTGTTGCATTTAATTTAACCCTAGCCTTCTTCACATGTCGCCGGCTTCAGGGCACTGGCAACGAGGGTTGGTTCACAGAGCTGGATCCCCGCTCACAGGCACTTCATAAAACAAGACTGCAGGGACGTCGACAAATCGCTCGTATGGTCGCAGCTTTGGTGCTGCTTTTTGCTCTGTCCTGGTTGCCCATGTATGTGGCTGATATGTGGCTGGACCGTAAGCTACGCCATCCACCGGACTGGCTACTGCAGGCCAGGCCCTTTGCACAGTGGCTGGGCCTCACCAACTCTTCTCTAAACCCCTTCTGCTACTGTTTCATTGGAGACCTCCATCGCTCAGCCAAGGCTTTGCGTCTGCGCCTCATTGGCCCATCGTCTGCCTCAGCACTGGCACTAGCTTCGCTCCCCAAAGTCTTCCACCTGCAGAATCAAGAGAAAGATCCAGGGGATACCACAGACAACTCAATCAACTCCTGTCGGGAGGATGCTGGGAATCTGAGTCTGTCTTTGTGGTGGACCCAAGCTAGAACATGTGAGTCAATGAGTTTACCATACCACCTAGGAATGATGGAATCAACCATTGTACTTGATACATAG